Part of the Candidatus Moraniibacteriota bacterium genome is shown below.
GGGGCAATTTCGTCATCGGGATTATATTTGGGAAACTCTTCGACAGCAGTATTTTCGAGTGCTTTATCCATGAAGGATCGCCAGATGGGAGAGGCGACATAGGAGCCGTCGGAGCCAGGCTTCATCGGGGAATTGTCATTGTTGCCCGCCCAGACGCCGGCGGCGAGTGAGGGAGTATAGCCAATTGTCCAGGCGTCGCGCCATTCATTGGTGGTGCCGGTCTTCGCTACCATAGGACGATTGTCGGAGCGGAGCGGATTGTTCTCACCGAAAACCCACGCGCGGTTTTCATTCTTCGAGAGTACGGAGTCGAGCATGGCAACGAATTTCTCTGCGACAATACGTTCGCCGGGTGAGTCTTTGTATTCTTCTTGCACTTCGCCTTTGGAATTTTCAATCTTCAGTATCGCGGTTTTCTCGTGCTTGACGCCACCGGTTGCGAGAGTGGCATAGGCATTCACATGATCGAGGAGTTTGACTTCGCCACCACCCAAGACAAGGGAGAGTCCGTAGCGTTCGGGCTGATTGAGGGTGGTGATACCGAGGTTTTTTGCGAGCGTAATAGCATCTTTGACGCCGACCAAGTAGAGCACTTTGACAGCGGGGACATTGAGTGATCCGCCGAGCGCTTTCATGAGGGGTAGTGGTCCGTGAAATGTTCCGTCGTAATTTTGCGGTTCATAGGATTTGCCGTCTTCGGTAGAGAAATTTGTTGGTACATCGTAGATTACGGTTTCAGGGACATAGCCTTTGGTGAAAGCGTCGAGATAGACATAGGGTTTGAAGGACGATCCCGGTTGGCGATCTCGGATGGCGACATTTACCTGCCCATCAATCTTGGTGTCGAAATAGTTCTTCGAGCCGACCATTGCAAGAATTTGCCCGGTCTTGGGATCGATGGCGACGAGGGAGGCATTTTCGGCATTATAGCGGAGGTTCTTTTCGGCGCCTTCGGATACCGCTTGCTCCGCTGCCTGTTGTTTTTCCCAGTCGAGTGTCGTTGTCACTTTGAGTCCACCTTGTTCAATCTGGTCATCGCCGTAGTGTTTGGCGAGATATTCTTTTACATACATTACGAAGTGCGGCGCGGCAATTTGTTCGCGCTGAGCAGTGAGTTTCTGAAGCGTGTCTATTGATTTTGCTTCAGTAGCTTCATCGGCAGTGATATAGCCAAGACTTGCCATGGTTGTGAGTGCTTTCGCTTGTCGCGCCTTCAGTTCCTCGAGATGTGAGCCGTAAGGGGAATAGTAGGTTGGCGCATTGGGGAGGGAGGCGATGAGGGCGGATTCGTCGAGTGTGAGGTCTTTCGCATTTTTCCCAAAAAATGTTTGTGCTGCTGCTTCGAGTCCATAGGCATTTGAGCCATAGGGAATTTCATTGAGATACATGGCGAGAATCTCGTCTTTCGAGAATTTCTGTTCCATTTCGACGGAAAGTATTGCCTCTCGTATTTTGCGTGTGAATGTTTTCTCGGGAGTGAGGAGAGAATTCTTGACGAATTGCTGTGTGATAGTGGATCCACCCTGCTGAGCGCCACCCCCGACAAAGTCCTTGAAGACTGCCCGCATGATGGAGGAGAACTTGATGCCGTGATGAGAATAGAAATCTTGATCTTCGAGGGTGATGGTTGCTGCTCGAACAGCCGCCGGCATTTCGGAGAAAGGTATGATAGTGCGCTTCTCTTCACCGTGCACTTCGTAGAGGAGGTGTGTGCCGGTGCGGTCGAAGATCTTGGTCGACTCGGCAATGAAACGCGTATTCACCTTACCGGGGCTAGGCAAATCTTTGGCGAAATATGCAAATACACCAACAACAGACAGTATGCCCACAATGAAAAGCCCGAGGAAAATTCGGAGAGCCCATTTCCAGAATCCGGATTTTTTCTTCGGCGATGAAGAGAATGAGGATTTCTTCATGGCGTCTGTTGGAAGGTTTATGGTGCCAAGGGGTCCTCGGGAAAGTGTTGATGTGCCCTGTCGATGTGTCATGCGCGCACACCAGCGCCCGACAGATGAGTCTGCGAGTCGGGAAGGAAATGAGTCTGGATTTTCTCGCAGACGTCGCCACGCGTCTTTCACATCCCGGAGGATGGATTTCAAATGTTCCATTGTTCGCCGGAAAACGGCTTACTCATGGCTCAATGCATTGCAACACTTCGCCATTTATGTCTCTATTGTAGCGCGAAAAGAAGGTAGATTCAAGGAGTTAGAGTGAGGAGAGTTTCTCTTGAAAGACTGCTAAAAGCGCGTGATACATTTTTTCCATACTGGGTCTTTCTTCGGGCGTGAAATAGAGACCAGGCATGGAGTTGAGTTCAACAATCCATGGGAATCTGTTTTTGTCGAACATGATGTCGATTGTATAAATCTTTGGTTGAAATGATGAAAAGATTGATTGTGCTCTATCAATAATCGGACGGACTGATTGAGGAATATCCTTGTTGTGAATAATCCTTAAACTCCCTCCTTGAGCGAGATTAGCAAGAAAGCTCCCAGATTTTGGCTCACGTATATAGGCGTATATTATGGCATCGTTAACGAGAATTATACGGAAATCATGCATTTTTGATGATATGTTCGGCACGCCATGGGAGGAATCTATAAAATCTTGAATGATATGTTCACCTGAAAATGATATGTCTTTTGCATTTTCTTTTTCAAAAATTTGAATCCCTTTTCCTCCGCTTTCGTTTATCGGTTTTAATACAACTTTTTCTGTTGTAATTTCGGAAATATTTTTTTGAAGCTCTGTCGGATTTCTAACGAGTATGCTTTTCTTGCTCCATTCCTGGAAGAGTAAACTGGAAAGAAATTTATCATCAATTATTCGAGTAAAGTGCAAATCGTTTATGAAGGAATAGTGCATTCCGATAGATTCTTTTTTGTAGGATGATTCTGCATGACTTCTTGTCTTGTCGTAGATAATATCCGGAATTATGTCGTGGACACGTTTCCATTGATTATCTTCGTATGTCCATGCGTGACGGAATATATTTTTCTTGTAATCATACCACTGGTAGGATGCGCGGTACATCTGAATTCCTCCCTGCTTGCAGAGAGAATAGAATAGTTCGTAAGAATATTGGCGCCCCCTATCGTTAAACGGAACTTTATTTTCCCAATTGCTTTTCCCGAAGAGGAGGAGTACTTTTCTCATAGAAAATTTCTCTGAAGTTTTATGAAGAATGTGCTGTAAATTCCAAATTAGACATTATGTAAAGAACATTTCGGTGCTCTTCACTGGAAAGGCTTTCTGTTTTTGTTGCCCTTCTCAAGTCACGTATGTATCCTAATTTTTTAGAGAAATTTTCAACACATTCTTCCTGTATTGCTTTGAGGAGAGCTGACTGTGTTTGACAGAGCTTTGCTGCAACAAGAAATTCTACTTTGTTGTCTAAAGATATTATAGGGAAATGCTTCTCAAGAATTTCCTCACACAAGTAAATTATGGATTGGTATATATCGGTGTTTTCTTGTAGGGGTTTTTTGTTGTAGAATTCTGACTCTCCAATAATGCAGTGTGTGAAATAGTAAAGACTTAGTTCGGCGTATTCGTTTGTATCAGGATAGTGTTTCTCGGCGATATGAAGGAGATTTTCAGGGTGAAACAGTGTAGAATCTTGCAAGATTCCCCTGGTAAGGTAGAGGAAATTTATACCGAGTGTAGAGAGTGCTATGAGTGAATGAGGATCATTGAGAAGTGTCTTTGCATAGAATTGAAGGATATCTTTAGGTATCGCAAGAAGAACTCTCTCTCGGATGTCAACTCTAAAAATGGTCTTTAGAAATAACCACTTGAAAAGTAGCGCATTGTATTGGGTAATCCAAGGATATTTTTCGAGCGCGAATTGTCTTTGATGTAGAAATCTTCTTGAGTGTTCTGCAACAGGGTTCTTTACGTTCTCTAGGATTTCTTCAATGTTTTCAAGAAAAAAATCTTTTAAAGAAATTAATCTTTTCTCATAGCAGGACTCTTGTGTCCATAGAAATAATCTCGAGTTGAAGTGGAACTGCTTGGCTTTTGAAAGCGATTCCATGTTATCGCAATAAGTTTTCAGAACTTTTTGTTGAATAGACTTCGTGACTTCCCTTGGAGACATAGAATGATTTTTTATTTCGTTACGTCCACTAAAAACTTCCGTAGATTCTTTTTTCCAATAATAACGGGATAGTCTAATTCCGAACGGTCGATGAGGGTAACTTTTGTGAGGATAACAAACGAATTTATGACAACTTGTATTTCTATCTTAATTCGATACGTGGTGCCATGCGAAGACTTTACTGGGACAGATGAAACAACATTCGGAATTCCCTCGAACATTTTCCATCGTGTTTCACGGTCGAGTGCAGAGAGGTTCCCCCATGTTTTTTGCGCACTCTGATAGCCATCCACAGTTTCCCCAAATCCCAACTCTCGTGCAAGCTCGGTATCAATCGAGGTGGAGTCGGCGCCGGTGTCTATTTTTGCTTCAACTTCTATTTCTTTGCCGTTTTTGCCGATGAGTTTCACTTTTTCTACGGTGCCAATGATTTTCTTGCCGGAGATTTCCTCAAGTTCTTCTTCAATCTCGCCACCGAAGAGATCCATGCCCATACGTAAACCCTTCTCGACGGTTTTGATGGTGAGTCCTGAGACGCGCTCGAGTCGACCTTTTAGTCCATCAAGGTTGGCGACTTGTATCGAGAGTCCCGGGCGAGCATTTAGTTCGAGGAAGACTGGGCCGCGATCGCGATCGATAGCGACGTCAGCGCCGAGGAATCCGAGTCCGGAGACTTGCTGTGCTTCGATCGCCATTTTGAGGATATCTTTCCAATAGGGGATGCGGATACCAGAGAGGACAAGTCGGGTGCCGGGGATGTTCTCGATGATGCGATTCTTGCCCCAGACGGCGGTTGTTGTTGTCCCGGAGGCGAGGTCTATGCCGACGCCGATTGCGCCCTGTTGGAGGTTGGCGCGTCCGCCGGACTCTTTGGTTGGGAGGCGGAGCATCGCCATGACGGGCACCTTGTTGTAGATGACGATGCGAATATCAGGGACGCCCTTGAAGGTGTATGGCTTGAAAAGTTTGAGGAGTTTCAGTCGCTCTTCAAAGAATGCGGAGTCGGGGATATTTGCGAGTGAAAAGGAACCATCGAGAATATTTCGGATATGTGTTTTCAAATCTTCAATTGTAACAAGGGATCCGTCTGCCTTGATCCAGGTGTGCTCGGTATCCTTTTTCTTCCCATAGACGACGATGATTCCTTCGCCGCCAAAGCCGTGATTTGGCTTTAGGGCAAAGCTCCCAGGAAGGGATGACCAGTCGAAATTCTCGATCTCGTGTGCATCTTTGATACGAGCAAGGAGGGCGGGAACAGGGAGCTCATGCTTGGTGAGGAGTCGCTTGCACGCCATTTTGTCGTCGGCGAGACGCTTTGCTCGGCGCTTGTTGTAAGGGCGCAGATAGTCGAGATTGCGTGCATTCATGCCGAGAATATCCCGACTTCTTTTCCAGGCTTCGAGAAAGTGGAACATAGACATTTCCTATGATTTCAACAATTTCGAAAACCGCAGGTATTCCGAAAGACGTAATCCTCTCCATCGACCGAGGAAAATATTGACCGGAATCGTGAGGAGGACAATCCAGGGTGAGAGGAGGAGGATACTTGCAAGTACCTGAGAGCGCGCGAGGAAATACCCGATGAGAGAGATAAAGAGCGTCTCGGTGGCGAGAATGAGTGCGGTTTTGTCACCTTTTTCGATTTGCGTGGCGACAAATTTCTCGACCAGGGTAATCATGATGAGGAGCGGAAAGATAGAGACGGAAGCGAGTCCGGTGCGATGGAGGTAACCGCCGGCAACGAGTATGCCAAGGATAACGATGGCGACGATAGTGAGGGTAATCGCGACGCGCGGGAGATAGAGGAGGCGGAGTCTTCGGAGGAGGAGTCGCGAGAGCATGCCAATTAAGATGATGCTCACAAAGATGGCGATGCCGTATTTGAGTCCGCCCGGATCAAATGCAAGAAAGGCAAAGGTGACAATTGATGGCGTGTAGATGCCAAATGCCTTGATACCGACGACTTGTCGGAAAAAGGCGACGAGTGTGACGATGAGTGGGAACATGAGTATGTACCGAATTGTATCGATGGGAACTCCCTGGTCGATGAAGTTGAGAAAGAGAGGGTGGAGAGACATAGGTTCAAATGAAAAATTTCAAACGCTTCATCATTCCCGCGAAGGCGTGAAGATGGCATGACTGGGAG
Proteins encoded:
- a CDS encoding PBP1A family penicillin-binding protein, producing the protein MEHLKSILRDVKDAWRRLRENPDSFPSRLADSSVGRWCARMTHRQGTSTLSRGPLGTINLPTDAMKKSSFSSSPKKKSGFWKWALRIFLGLFIVGILSVVGVFAYFAKDLPSPGKVNTRFIAESTKIFDRTGTHLLYEVHGEEKRTIIPFSEMPAAVRAATITLEDQDFYSHHGIKFSSIMRAVFKDFVGGGAQQGGSTITQQFVKNSLLTPEKTFTRKIREAILSVEMEQKFSKDEILAMYLNEIPYGSNAYGLEAAAQTFFGKNAKDLTLDESALIASLPNAPTYYSPYGSHLEELKARQAKALTTMASLGYITADEATEAKSIDTLQKLTAQREQIAAPHFVMYVKEYLAKHYGDDQIEQGGLKVTTTLDWEKQQAAEQAVSEGAEKNLRYNAENASLVAIDPKTGQILAMVGSKNYFDTKIDGQVNVAIRDRQPGSSFKPYVYLDAFTKGYVPETVIYDVPTNFSTEDGKSYEPQNYDGTFHGPLPLMKALGGSLNVPAVKVLYLVGVKDAITLAKNLGITTLNQPERYGLSLVLGGGEVKLLDHVNAYATLATGGVKHEKTAILKIENSKGEVQEEYKDSPGERIVAEKFVAMLDSVLSKNENRAWVFGENNPLRSDNRPMVAKTGTTNEWRDAWTIGYTPSLAAGVWAGNNDNSPMKPGSDGSYVASPIWRSFMDKALENTAVEEFPKYNPDDEIAPRDKNGDLKDTSKDAPTVPDSTVVENTPLPTPDTTNETTNDPLDPHFPKITKPLLGGWIEKKEGVKVCEIPKSSNLCLASDACPEKEQFKRDFISPHDILAYVDRSDPRGPIPDKPERDPQYKAWDKAAEDWYGKDKKVIFESPPTEKCSEEDFVSKFGPEVSLSVPSETSSASLSISAKGDAPYGIDLLEIYVDGDKVDSAGGNSLSTTYAIPDGKLGSTLSIEARLKDKLGNEVKTSKDVKTSALPATP
- a CDS encoding ATP-grasp domain-containing protein — encoded protein: MRKVLLLFGKSNWENKVPFNDRGRQYSYELFYSLCKQGGIQMYRASYQWYDYKKNIFRHAWTYEDNQWKRVHDIIPDIIYDKTRSHAESSYKKESIGMHYSFINDLHFTRIIDDKFLSSLLFQEWSKKSILVRNPTELQKNISEITTEKVVLKPINESGGKGIQIFEKENAKDISFSGEHIIQDFIDSSHGVPNISSKMHDFRIILVNDAIIYAYIREPKSGSFLANLAQGGSLRIIHNKDIPQSVRPIIDRAQSIFSSFQPKIYTIDIMFDKNRFPWIVELNSMPGLYFTPEERPSMEKMYHALLAVFQEKLSSL
- a CDS encoding ATP-dependent zinc protease, which produces MFHFLEAWKRSRDILGMNARNLDYLRPYNKRRAKRLADDKMACKRLLTKHELPVPALLARIKDAHEIENFDWSSLPGSFALKPNHGFGGEGIIVVYGKKKDTEHTWIKADGSLVTIEDLKTHIRNILDGSFSLANIPDSAFFEERLKLLKLFKPYTFKGVPDIRIVIYNKVPVMAMLRLPTKESGGRANLQQGAIGVGIDLASGTTTTAVWGKNRIIENIPGTRLVLSGIRIPYWKDILKMAIEAQQVSGLGFLGADVAIDRDRGPVFLELNARPGLSIQVANLDGLKGRLERVSGLTIKTVEKGLRMGMDLFGGEIEEELEEISGKKIIGTVEKVKLIGKNGKEIEVEAKIDTGADSTSIDTELARELGFGETVDGYQSAQKTWGNLSALDRETRWKMFEGIPNVVSSVPVKSSHGTTYRIKIEIQVVINSFVILTKVTLIDRSELDYPVIIGKKNLRKFLVDVTK